CATCCTTAATCAAGAAGACATAGAGAAAAGTAAAAAGAATTTGTTTCGTTTAAAACTTTTTAAATCACTGGAAATTAAAAAAGAATGGGTTGAGGAATCAAATGGTATCAGAATTATTATTAATGTAGAAGATGGATGGTTTATAGCCCCGATGCCAATGATTATGCAGGGCGGAGAGAGAAGTTTAGGTCTAATGTTAATGGAACAAAATATATTTAGAAATGCTGAAAATATTATGCTTATGGGAATAAATCAACAAGCAGGGCTATCTGGAATGGCAAACATTAACCTTTACAATTGCTTTTCATTTTCATTTAGTGGGTTAAGATTCTCAACTGAGGAATATTTATATAAGGACGGAGCATATAATGCGAAACAATTTATCAAAGACAATGAAGGAAAATTTATTGAAGACCCAGAAGAATATGGTGAAATAAATAATCAGTATGAAAAAGAATTGTATCAGTTAAATTTATCTATTGGTTTACCATTATCTAAAAAAATGGGATGTTCTGTGAGTTATATATCAAACAACATAAAATATAGTAATGCTTTGGTATCATTACCAGCAGATAATGGTAAAATTAATTCTTTGCTATTGTCAGTAGGTTTTGGAGAAAGGGACCCTGAGGAGGAGTTTTTGAAAGGTGATATAACAAGTGGGATAGGACGCATTTTTGGGTTGGGTATGGCTGAAATAAAAGATAG
Above is a window of Elusimicrobiota bacterium DNA encoding:
- a CDS encoding POTRA domain-containing protein → MKLDILTLVIILSFFFFAMELNIFAIDKEVIKEIKITGNRVKESIIRKALVFKEGDILNQEDIEKSKKNLFRLKLFKSLEIKKEWVEESNGIRIIINVEDGWFIAPMPMIMQGGERSLGLMLMEQNIFRNAENIMLMGINQQAGLSGMANINLYNCFSFSFSGLRFSTEEYLYKDGAYNAKQFIKDNEGKFIEDPEEYGEINNQYEKELYQLNLSIGLPLSKKMGCSVSYISNNIKYSNALVSLPADNGKINSLLLSVGFGERDPEEEFLKGDITSGIGRIFGLGMAEIKD